A genomic segment from Gracilimonas sediminicola encodes:
- a CDS encoding class I adenylate-forming enzyme family protein — protein MEFNTLEEKIIHARTLENPPEDLQDDFFSLLKRGIGSDKTYLTYRDAGQNRAEISYREFYEHVVNTARFYQSRGLKSGDKIATISHNHWHTVVQYFAAWFCGLVVVPVNLGEDDNRIAYILENAEVKLALARDEYAERIQAIIHKAGELNEIEVVICDESVDSFSTEDGELREVEVNIESEALIVFTSGTTGNPKGVVLTQRNLLEDARTISQWHNIDGQTKMMCVLPIHHVNGTVVTMITPFFVGGSTVLNQKFSAGHFFKAIEEEQVQIVSVVPTLLQYLTNYYEGKEVPESEQFRHIICGAGPLTVKVAQNFEEKFGIPIIHGYGLSETTCYSCFIPAEQPEKEHNKWMRDFGYPSIGIPVPANEMDIQDEDGNSVPEGERGEIVIRGVNVMKGYFNNREANESAFKNGWFRSGDEGFIKKDEEGNRYFFITGRLKELIIRGGINLAPLEIDEVINKAPGVKAGISVGFENDWYGEEVGAYVQLKEGAKQDKKAILDYCREHLPFSKAPKVVVVGEELPVTSTGKYQRLKVAHLFEEWKEVQFRE, from the coding sequence ATGGAATTCAATACCTTAGAAGAAAAGATTATACACGCCCGAACGCTCGAAAATCCCCCGGAGGATTTGCAGGATGATTTCTTTAGTCTGTTGAAAAGGGGAATAGGCAGCGACAAAACGTATCTTACTTACAGGGACGCCGGTCAGAATCGTGCAGAGATCTCATACCGGGAGTTCTATGAGCATGTAGTAAACACAGCCCGTTTTTATCAATCCAGAGGACTTAAGTCCGGAGATAAAATTGCCACCATTTCTCACAATCACTGGCATACGGTGGTTCAGTATTTTGCCGCCTGGTTCTGCGGGTTAGTGGTGGTGCCGGTCAATCTCGGGGAAGATGATAACCGGATTGCCTACATCCTGGAAAATGCTGAAGTGAAGCTGGCGCTGGCAAGAGATGAATATGCGGAGCGCATTCAGGCTATCATTCATAAGGCTGGTGAGCTTAATGAAATTGAAGTCGTGATTTGTGATGAATCCGTTGACTCTTTTTCAACTGAGGACGGTGAGCTTCGGGAAGTAGAGGTTAATATCGAATCTGAAGCACTGATTGTATTTACTTCCGGGACTACGGGAAATCCCAAAGGCGTTGTTTTAACACAACGTAATTTGCTGGAAGACGCCCGAACCATTAGTCAGTGGCACAACATTGATGGTCAAACAAAAATGATGTGTGTATTGCCTATTCATCATGTAAATGGCACGGTTGTGACTATGATAACGCCGTTTTTTGTGGGTGGATCTACTGTCCTGAACCAGAAGTTTAGTGCGGGACATTTTTTCAAAGCCATTGAAGAAGAGCAGGTTCAAATTGTGAGTGTGGTGCCCACATTGCTTCAGTATCTTACCAATTACTATGAAGGCAAGGAAGTTCCCGAGTCAGAACAATTCCGACATATCATCTGCGGTGCCGGCCCGCTGACGGTTAAAGTGGCCCAAAACTTCGAAGAGAAATTCGGGATACCAATAATTCACGGGTATGGTCTTTCGGAAACCACCTGCTATTCGTGTTTTATTCCGGCCGAACAACCCGAGAAGGAACACAACAAATGGATGCGGGATTTTGGTTACCCGAGTATTGGAATTCCGGTTCCGGCCAACGAGATGGATATTCAGGATGAAGATGGAAACTCTGTTCCTGAAGGTGAGCGGGGAGAAATTGTAATCCGGGGAGTGAACGTGATGAAAGGATATTTCAACAACCGGGAAGCCAATGAGTCGGCCTTTAAGAACGGCTGGTTTCGAAGCGGGGACGAAGGATTTATAAAAAAGGATGAGGAAGGAAACCGATATTTTTTCATTACAGGTCGGTTGAAGGAGTTGATTATCCGGGGCGGCATTAACCTGGCTCCGCTGGAGATTGACGAAGTGATTAACAAAGCCCCGGGCGTAAAAGCCGGAATTTCGGTGGGCTTCGAAAATGACTGGTACGGGGAGGAAGTTGGGGCGTATGTGCAGCTCAAAGAAGGAGCCAAGCAAGACAAAAAAGCTATTTTAGACTATTGTAGAGAACACCTTCCGTTCTCAAAAGCCCCCAAGGTGGTGGTGGTTGGGGAAGAACTTCCGGTCACCTCCACGGGAAAATACCAGCGGCTCAAAGTGGCGCATTTGTTTGAGGAGTGGAAAGAGGTGCAGTTTCGGGAGTAA
- the gltX gene encoding glutamate--tRNA ligase produces the protein MSVRVRFAPSPTGFLHIGGLRTALYNYLFARHNEGTFVLRIEDTDQSRYVEGAEQDIIDSLEWAGMEIDEGPGKSGEFGPYRQSKRKDIYHKYAEQLIEAGHAYYAFDTVEEIDEMRERLEKSGNPSPKYDSITRQSMKNSLTLSQDEVQKRLDNGDEYVVRLKVPRKENIRFEDEIRGHVSFDTEGLDDQVLLKSDGMPTYHLANVVDDHTMEISHVIRGEEWLSSTPKHILLYNAFGWEPPKMAHLPLIMSPSGGKLSKRKAESEGIPVNTKDYMKGHYEPDALVNFLAYLGWSPGDDSEIHDMKELCGLFTLDRVSKGGAVFNYKKLMWYNENYIREHSVDELKPRVKALFEESKFEIPGDEFLTHVIELLHERVSTIEEFVSMGAFFFEAPTEYDENALKKWKDDSPVILKAYRDKIEQLSEEEFEAVTLKDKIKETIEEHEVGFGKLMMPLRVAVSGQGFGPDLTPALELIGKEEVLDRIDTAIDKLG, from the coding sequence ATGAGCGTTCGCGTACGATTTGCGCCATCACCCACCGGATTTTTACACATTGGCGGACTGAGAACCGCACTTTATAACTATTTATTTGCCCGTCACAATGAGGGCACTTTTGTGTTGAGAATCGAAGACACCGATCAATCCCGATATGTAGAGGGAGCCGAGCAGGATATTATTGATTCCCTGGAATGGGCCGGAATGGAAATTGATGAAGGCCCCGGAAAAAGCGGAGAATTTGGTCCGTACCGACAAAGCAAGCGAAAGGATATCTATCACAAATATGCCGAGCAGCTGATTGAAGCCGGGCATGCGTACTATGCTTTCGATACCGTTGAGGAAATTGATGAGATGCGGGAGCGACTGGAAAAATCCGGTAATCCTTCTCCCAAATACGATTCCATCACCCGTCAGTCTATGAAAAACAGCCTGACGCTTTCTCAGGATGAAGTTCAGAAACGACTGGACAACGGCGACGAATACGTGGTTCGTTTGAAGGTTCCCAGAAAAGAGAACATCCGATTTGAAGATGAAATTCGCGGGCATGTTTCTTTCGATACTGAAGGATTGGATGACCAGGTGCTATTGAAGTCAGACGGAATGCCGACCTATCACCTGGCAAATGTGGTGGACGATCACACCATGGAAATCTCGCATGTAATCCGTGGGGAAGAATGGCTGAGCAGTACGCCAAAACACATTCTTCTGTATAATGCTTTTGGATGGGAGCCGCCGAAAATGGCTCACCTGCCGTTGATTATGAGCCCGAGCGGAGGAAAGCTTTCCAAGCGTAAGGCTGAGAGCGAAGGAATTCCGGTGAACACCAAAGATTATATGAAAGGACATTACGAGCCGGACGCCCTGGTGAACTTCCTGGCTTACTTAGGATGGAGCCCCGGCGACGATTCTGAAATTCATGACATGAAAGAGTTGTGTGGGTTATTCACACTCGATCGTGTGAGCAAAGGCGGAGCGGTTTTCAATTACAAAAAGCTGATGTGGTACAATGAAAACTATATCCGGGAGCATTCGGTAGATGAGCTGAAGCCCAGAGTGAAGGCTCTTTTTGAAGAATCCAAGTTTGAGATCCCCGGCGATGAGTTTTTGACACACGTGATTGAATTACTCCACGAGCGCGTTTCTACCATCGAGGAATTTGTAAGTATGGGCGCGTTCTTTTTCGAAGCTCCAACCGAGTATGATGAAAATGCGCTCAAAAAATGGAAGGATGACAGCCCGGTGATTCTAAAAGCTTATCGTGATAAAATCGAGCAGCTTTCCGAAGAAGAGTTTGAAGCGGTAACGCTGAAGGACAAGATCAAAGAAACCATTGAAGAGCATGAAGTTGGTTTCGGAAAGCTGATGATGCCCCTGCGTGTGGCTGTTAGTGGGCAAGGTTTTGGTCCTGACCTGACACCGGCGCTTGAGCTCATCGGAAAAGAAGAAGTGCTGGATCGTATTGATACAGCCATCGACAAACTGGGGTGA
- a CDS encoding WbqC family protein has protein sequence MKLTIVQPQFAPNLYDLAAMLKADRVIWNDLEQWSRKGRTHRAVIKGEQVKQWINIPIKTEDKKKAIGEVRIEHDEDWIEPFWNAIYHSYSEATWFDFFVDELQHDIDQAAEFEKLLDFNIYFFERIMTYLELNIEYELASQVSGFDPNPDVFLEKTGADILYQEYDSKNYQWLSDQAKPALKEHPEYAQLGDGFLPECSIIDLLMNCGKESFKVFENIT, from the coding sequence TTGAAACTTACAATAGTACAACCTCAATTTGCGCCTAACCTCTATGACCTTGCCGCGATGCTGAAAGCCGACCGGGTTATATGGAATGATCTGGAGCAGTGGTCGAGAAAGGGACGCACCCACAGAGCAGTTATTAAGGGGGAACAAGTCAAACAGTGGATAAACATCCCTATTAAAACGGAGGACAAAAAAAAGGCTATCGGTGAAGTCCGTATTGAACATGATGAGGACTGGATAGAGCCGTTTTGGAATGCCATCTATCACTCCTACTCCGAAGCCACCTGGTTTGATTTTTTTGTAGATGAGCTGCAGCACGACATTGATCAAGCTGCTGAATTTGAAAAGCTCCTCGATTTCAATATCTACTTTTTTGAGCGGATTATGACTTACCTGGAGTTGAATATTGAGTACGAGCTGGCAAGTCAGGTTTCAGGCTTCGATCCCAATCCGGATGTCTTTCTGGAAAAAACCGGAGCCGATATTCTCTACCAGGAGTATGACTCCAAAAACTACCAGTGGCTGAGCGACCAGGCCAAACCTGCTTTAAAAGAGCATCCCGAATATGCTCAGTTAGGCGATGGTTTCCTCCCCGAGTGCTCCATCATTGATCTTTTGATGAACTGTGGGAAAGAGAGTTTTAAGGTTTTTGAGAATATTACTTAA